A region from the Gammaproteobacteria bacterium genome encodes:
- a CDS encoding metalloregulator ArsR/SmtB family transcription factor yields MSNCTINHQQLALIFKALGNPHRLALLHRLVSCCAPGTRCNAEQAMGVCVGSLGDGLEIAPSTLSHHLKELHRAGLIQMERQGKNVVCWVDPEPLAQIGAFFNIPVPQGETS; encoded by the coding sequence ATGTCGAACTGTACAATTAACCACCAGCAACTCGCGCTTATTTTCAAGGCCCTGGGCAATCCCCATCGCCTCGCCCTGCTGCATCGCCTGGTCAGCTGTTGCGCCCCCGGTACACGCTGCAATGCCGAACAAGCCATGGGGGTTTGCGTTGGCTCGCTGGGAGATGGCCTGGAAATCGCCCCGTCGACCCTCTCGCACCACCTGAAGGAGCTGCATCGCGCCGGCCTGATCCAAATGGAGCGTCAAGGTAAAAACGTCGTATGCTGGGTCGATCCGGAGCCGCTGGCCCAGATCGGCGCCTTTTTTAACATCCCTGTCCCGCAAGGAGAAACGTCATGA
- a CDS encoding PAS domain-containing sensor histidine kinase → MLADSPSAFSMLATVEWDAKSQHILHWDSVAEQWFGYAAAQALGRSLFQILCTPSERARVIAELEQVLQSGQAVAQTIRNRTKDGRELVCEWRHLPKSDGQMTRVVSTVAQATVETGKAIQNHSTSTAMQVKSRWLANISHEFRTPLNAIIGFTDLLTGDVSLSAEQLDYVTEIRNAGEHLLSLVNDVLLLSQIENGTLNLESGPVSMHEVLGSALTMIRPIAFDHQITLGMMPDVRGVYVQGDKRRITQVLLNLLSNAIKYNRADGRADVFCELEDSQLLICVSDTGIGIADADMEKLFVPYQRVGKHHYKVDGTGLGLSISRWLVEQMGGKLFVESCEGIGSCFYLQLPIANRVDRIIGERRIA, encoded by the coding sequence ATGCTTGCTGATTCCCCTTCCGCATTTTCGATGCTGGCGACAGTGGAATGGGATGCCAAGTCGCAGCATATTCTTCATTGGGATTCAGTGGCCGAGCAATGGTTCGGTTATGCCGCTGCGCAGGCATTAGGGCGGTCGTTGTTCCAGATCTTGTGTACTCCCAGCGAGCGTGCCCGCGTTATTGCTGAACTTGAACAGGTATTGCAGAGCGGTCAAGCCGTGGCGCAAACCATACGTAATCGTACCAAGGATGGTCGCGAACTGGTGTGCGAATGGCGGCATTTACCTAAATCTGATGGGCAGATGACGCGTGTGGTATCTACCGTGGCGCAAGCGACTGTCGAAACAGGCAAAGCAATTCAGAATCACTCTACCAGTACAGCCATGCAGGTGAAGAGCCGATGGCTGGCAAATATCAGTCATGAATTCAGAACCCCGCTCAATGCCATTATTGGCTTTACGGATCTGTTGACTGGAGATGTCTCATTGAGTGCCGAGCAGTTGGATTACGTAACGGAAATCCGCAATGCCGGAGAGCATCTGTTGTCGTTGGTGAATGATGTGTTGCTGCTGTCACAGATTGAAAACGGCACACTGAACCTGGAGTCAGGGCCGGTATCCATGCATGAGGTGCTGGGCAGTGCGCTGACAATGATTCGCCCAATTGCCTTTGATCACCAAATAACCCTGGGTATGATGCCTGATGTGCGTGGTGTCTATGTGCAGGGCGATAAACGTCGAATTACCCAGGTGCTGCTGAATTTGTTGTCGAACGCGATAAAGTACAATCGTGCAGATGGCAGGGCGGATGTGTTCTGTGAGCTTGAAGATTCGCAGCTATTGATTTGCGTCAGCGATACCGGCATTGGAATCGCTGATGCTGACATGGAAAAGTTGTTTGTGCCATACCAGCGGGTGGGAAAGCATCACTACAAAGTAGACGGCACCGGCTTGGGACTGTCGATCAGTCGCTGGCTGGTTGAGCAGATGGGCGGCAAGTTGTTTGTTGAGAGCTGTGAGGGCATAGGCAGTTGTTTTTACTTGCAGCTACCCATAGCTAACCGGGTTGATAGAATTATCGGCGAACGCAGAATAGCCTGA
- a CDS encoding chemotaxis protein CheD translates to MSPAKLEQHLPTHSSNERRHWDQNRKIDIVNIGAGELYASQQHELISTLLGSCVAVCLYDPINKIGGMNHFKLPHPGKEQLSTIPRANYGSYAIDALIEKIMGLGGKLSHLRAEVYGGGSVIDGLNSNIGEKNIEFALAYLQQKNIPVTQCVVAGTRAQQIFMHPSSGHVFSVWQGQRSLSETKTAEKIYLEGLLQQN, encoded by the coding sequence GTGTCTCCAGCCAAGCTAGAACAACACCTGCCGACACACTCCAGCAACGAACGTCGCCACTGGGACCAGAATCGCAAGATCGATATCGTTAACATTGGCGCAGGCGAGTTGTACGCTTCACAGCAGCATGAACTGATCTCCACCCTGCTAGGCTCATGCGTTGCGGTATGCCTGTATGACCCGATTAATAAAATTGGCGGCATGAACCATTTTAAGTTGCCACATCCTGGCAAAGAGCAGCTCAGCACCATCCCTCGCGCCAACTATGGTTCGTACGCAATCGATGCGTTAATCGAGAAAATAATGGGCCTTGGCGGCAAACTTAGTCATTTGCGCGCAGAAGTTTACGGCGGCGGCAGCGTCATCGACGGTTTGAACAGCAATATTGGCGAGAAAAATATCGAGTTTGCATTGGCGTACTTACAACAAAAAAATATTCCGGTGACTCAATGCGTTGTCGCAGGCACGCGTGCACAGCAAATCTTCATGCACCCATCCAGCGGCCATGTTTTCAGCGTTTGGCAGGGCCAGCGCTCTTTGAGTGAAACAAAAACTGCGGAAAAAATCTATTTGGAAGGCCTTCTGCAACAGAACTGA
- a CDS encoding DUF4442 domain-containing protein — MLAQILRRSVKHLPPSVLRILANQWRPFRASGIRISHVSNDYHYIRVEMKLRWYNKNYVGTHFGGSLYSMTDPFFMMMLINILGDDFIVWDKGACIDFIKPGRSTVHAEFHFSSEEIAHIRQQLQQQPKLIFQKTVYIVDESGENIAKADKMLYVRHKKPWPENVSSTKHSVSE, encoded by the coding sequence TTGTTAGCCCAGATACTGCGTCGATCGGTCAAACATCTACCTCCCAGTGTTTTGCGCATACTGGCCAATCAATGGCGACCTTTTCGCGCCTCCGGCATTCGCATTAGCCACGTCAGCAACGATTACCACTACATCCGCGTAGAAATGAAGCTGCGCTGGTACAACAAGAATTACGTCGGCACCCACTTTGGCGGGTCACTCTATTCGATGACCGATCCATTTTTCATGATGATGCTCATCAACATCCTTGGCGATGACTTTATCGTTTGGGACAAGGGCGCCTGCATTGACTTTATCAAACCCGGCCGTAGCACGGTGCATGCTGAGTTTCATTTCAGTAGCGAAGAAATCGCCCATATCCGGCAACAATTGCAACAACAACCCAAACTGATATTCCAAAAGACCGTGTACATTGTCGATGAAAGTGGCGAAAACATCGCCAAAGCTGACAAAATGCTGTACGTCCGTCACAAAAAGCCCTGGCCGGAAAATGTTTCCAGCACGAAACATTCTGTTTCGGAATAA
- a CDS encoding DUF3025 domain-containing protein, producing the protein MNIDQLVPWQANFADRSPLFAPLEPLLRHFASHQQWPELADYQQLLAAWPDTIRTLGGNTIRVVPQDDHPEQFEMHYAPRIYLSGEIQTRRHNWHDFFQFLSWFLFPQTKAIINSLHLEPARQRYNQGIKGARSPLENMLSLFDEGGAVVVSSNEQLLQMVREFRWKDLFWHHRTQLTQQLQCFTFGHAVYEKALMPYVGMTANAILLTVDDDFFTLPLNEQLQQVDRQLAAVLQQGQQFCKPKDLHPFPILGMPGWSDDNQQEHYYDNQRYFRPGRRATTG; encoded by the coding sequence ATGAATATTGATCAACTCGTGCCCTGGCAAGCCAATTTTGCCGACCGCTCACCGCTGTTTGCTCCCCTGGAGCCACTATTGAGACACTTTGCCTCACACCAGCAATGGCCCGAGCTGGCCGACTACCAGCAATTGCTTGCCGCCTGGCCCGATACCATCCGCACCCTAGGCGGCAACACCATCCGCGTTGTGCCCCAGGACGATCACCCAGAGCAGTTTGAGATGCACTACGCACCCCGCATTTATCTCAGCGGTGAAATCCAGACTCGCCGCCACAACTGGCACGACTTCTTCCAGTTTTTGAGCTGGTTTTTGTTTCCGCAAACCAAGGCCATTATCAATTCATTGCACCTGGAGCCCGCGCGGCAACGATATAACCAGGGGATTAAAGGCGCGCGCTCACCACTGGAAAACATGCTGTCGTTGTTCGATGAGGGTGGAGCTGTTGTCGTCAGCAGCAACGAGCAACTGCTGCAAATGGTCCGCGAATTTCGCTGGAAAGATTTGTTCTGGCATCACCGCACACAACTAACCCAACAGCTGCAATGCTTCACCTTCGGCCATGCGGTTTACGAAAAAGCACTGATGCCTTACGTGGGCATGACAGCCAATGCAATTCTGCTGACGGTCGATGATGATTTTTTTACCTTGCCACTCAACGAGCAACTGCAACAGGTTGATCGACAGCTCGCCGCCGTGCTGCAGCAAGGCCAGCAGTTCTGCAAACCAAAAGACCTGCATCCCTTCCCCATCCTGGGCATGCCCGGCTGGAGCGATGACAACCAGCAAGAGCACTATTACGACAACCAGCGCTATTTTCGTCCCGGCAGACGTGCTACAACTGGCTAG